One Microbacterium sp. zg-B96 genomic region harbors:
- a CDS encoding enoyl-CoA hydratase/isomerase family protein, with translation MTPTADFRSEVVDLRIEDRIALVTLNRPASANALDEQLIRDLGELWRTLAADRGIRCIVLTGAGRHFCAGADVSMLASDRTEVGRDADEELSFLPGRVVDVPVIVAVNGTCAGGGLHFVADADIVIAADGARFIDSHVSVGQVSGIEPVELMTLMRRDRAVRMALLGRHEIVDAATALDSGLVSEVLAAEDLLEHALDLAHKVCSGSPTAVRHTRRVIRAYLADSVRSYRDLGWELVQRHWAHPDSKEGPAAFQEKREPHWAE, from the coding sequence ATGACCCCTACGGCAGACTTCCGGAGCGAGGTCGTCGACCTCCGCATCGAGGACCGCATCGCGCTCGTCACGCTGAACCGGCCGGCCAGCGCCAACGCTCTCGACGAGCAGCTCATCCGTGACCTCGGCGAACTGTGGCGCACGCTCGCCGCCGACCGCGGCATCCGGTGCATCGTCCTCACTGGCGCAGGACGCCATTTCTGCGCGGGAGCGGATGTCAGCATGCTCGCGTCCGATCGCACCGAGGTCGGCAGGGACGCCGACGAAGAGCTGTCGTTCCTGCCCGGCCGCGTGGTCGATGTGCCCGTGATCGTCGCCGTCAACGGCACGTGCGCCGGCGGCGGCTTGCACTTCGTCGCCGACGCCGACATCGTGATCGCCGCAGACGGGGCCCGCTTCATCGATTCCCACGTGAGCGTGGGGCAGGTCAGCGGGATCGAGCCGGTCGAGCTGATGACGCTCATGCGACGCGACCGCGCGGTACGCATGGCACTGCTGGGACGACACGAGATCGTCGACGCCGCGACCGCACTGGACAGCGGGCTGGTCTCGGAGGTGCTCGCCGCCGAGGATCTCCTCGAGCACGCCCTGGATCTGGCTCACAAGGTGTGCAGCGGATCGCCGACCGCCGTGCGACACACGCGACGGGTGATCCGTGCGTATCTCGCAGACTCCGTGCGGAGCTATCGCGACCTGGGCTGGGAGCTCGTGCAACGGCACTGGGCGCACCCGGACTCGAAGGAAGGGCCGGCGGCTTTTCAGGAGAAGCGCGAGCCGCACTGGGCCGAGTGA
- a CDS encoding thiolase family protein translates to MENAVIVDAVRTASGKGKPGGALSGVHPADLLAELLAALVERSGLDSSQIDDVLVGCVSQVGDQSTNIARGAVLSAGFDVAVPATTIDRQCGSSQQAATFAAQGVMAGGYDVVIAAGVESMSRVPLGAAAGGGSPAGSRLAARFPDGLVNQGVAAELIAKKWGLSRDELDRFAAESHRRAAEAAASGAFAEEILPITVPGPGGERLVDRDETVRSSTTAEGLAGLQPSFRTDELAQRFPDLDWSIHPGNSSPLTDGASAVLIMSESAAKALGLRPRARFHSFAVVGDDPLYMLTGPIPATHRILRRSGLGIGDIDAFEVNEAFASVPLAWAAEFDVDPARLNPRGGAIALGHPLGASGTRLLTTMLHHLEATGGRYGLQTMCEGGGMANATIIERL, encoded by the coding sequence ATGGAGAACGCGGTTATCGTGGATGCTGTCCGCACGGCATCCGGCAAGGGGAAGCCAGGCGGAGCCCTATCAGGCGTGCACCCTGCGGACCTCCTCGCCGAGCTTCTCGCGGCGCTGGTCGAGCGGAGCGGTCTGGACTCTTCTCAGATCGACGACGTGCTCGTCGGCTGCGTCAGCCAGGTGGGCGACCAGAGCACGAACATCGCGCGCGGCGCGGTGCTTTCGGCTGGCTTCGATGTCGCCGTGCCCGCCACCACCATCGACCGCCAGTGCGGATCGAGCCAGCAGGCAGCGACGTTCGCCGCGCAGGGCGTGATGGCCGGCGGATACGACGTCGTCATCGCAGCCGGGGTCGAGTCGATGAGTCGCGTCCCCCTCGGCGCCGCAGCAGGAGGAGGGTCGCCCGCGGGTTCCCGCCTGGCCGCGCGCTTTCCCGACGGGCTCGTGAACCAGGGAGTGGCCGCGGAGCTCATCGCGAAAAAGTGGGGGCTGAGCCGCGACGAACTCGACCGGTTCGCCGCCGAATCGCATCGCCGTGCCGCCGAGGCGGCGGCGTCGGGGGCGTTCGCGGAGGAAATCCTGCCGATCACGGTGCCCGGGCCGGGTGGGGAGCGCCTCGTCGACCGCGACGAGACCGTGCGGTCCTCGACCACGGCGGAGGGCCTTGCGGGGCTGCAGCCCTCCTTCCGGACCGATGAGCTGGCGCAGCGCTTCCCCGACCTGGACTGGTCGATCCATCCGGGCAACTCCTCACCCCTCACCGACGGGGCGTCTGCGGTGCTCATCATGAGCGAGAGCGCCGCAAAGGCACTCGGGCTGCGGCCGCGCGCGCGGTTCCATAGCTTCGCCGTCGTCGGCGACGACCCGCTTTACATGCTCACCGGCCCGATCCCGGCGACCCATCGGATCCTCCGTCGATCCGGTCTGGGTATCGGCGATATCGACGCCTTCGAGGTCAACGAGGCCTTCGCCTCTGTTCCGCTGGCCTGGGCTGCGGAGTTCGATGTCGATCCGGCCCGCCTGAACCCCCGCGGCGGCGCGATCGCCCTCGGTCATCCGCTGGGCGCGTCGGGAACCCGCCTGCTCACGACGATGCTCCACCACCTGGAGGCCACGGGTGGCCGCTACGGCCTGCAGACGATGTGCGAGGGTGGCGGGATGGCCAACGCCACGATCATCGAGCGTCTCTGA
- a CDS encoding enoyl-CoA hydratase/isomerase family protein, with the protein MSASVAPIRTRLDGQLFRITLDRPDAGNAVDLDTALALQDAIASAEASAATVIVLDAVGSVFCSGGDVAAMARASHPSAFLDRLAGAMHAALEAMTRSRLFVVAAVDGAAAGGGLGLALTADYLIATPRARFLTAYAGVGLTPDSGVSSLLARSVGMHRALALAATGRPLTADEAQRWGIVSEVVPPEQLAATVDGRARDFARAAGPALGETKRLIRAAAEATYSAQLAEEQRTIAHAAGTPHAQERIRAFLDRGAAARAESTAEPAKEQGV; encoded by the coding sequence ATGAGCGCGTCCGTCGCGCCGATCCGCACTCGTCTTGACGGTCAGCTGTTCCGCATCACGCTCGACCGGCCCGATGCGGGCAACGCCGTCGACCTCGACACTGCCCTGGCCCTGCAGGACGCGATCGCGTCCGCGGAGGCGTCCGCCGCCACGGTGATCGTGCTGGACGCCGTCGGTTCGGTGTTCTGTTCCGGAGGCGACGTGGCCGCCATGGCGCGCGCGTCCCATCCGTCCGCGTTCCTGGACCGATTGGCCGGGGCCATGCACGCGGCGCTCGAGGCGATGACCCGATCCCGGTTGTTCGTCGTGGCGGCGGTGGACGGTGCGGCCGCCGGCGGCGGTCTCGGTTTGGCCCTGACCGCCGACTATCTCATCGCGACACCGCGCGCGCGGTTCCTCACGGCCTATGCCGGCGTGGGCCTGACCCCTGACAGCGGGGTCTCCTCCCTGCTGGCCCGCAGCGTGGGGATGCACCGCGCCCTCGCGCTCGCCGCGACCGGACGCCCTCTGACGGCGGACGAGGCGCAGCGGTGGGGGATCGTTTCCGAGGTGGTCCCGCCAGAGCAGCTCGCCGCGACGGTCGACGGGCGCGCGCGCGACTTCGCCCGTGCTGCCGGCCCGGCGTTGGGAGAAACCAAGAGGCTGATCCGCGCGGCGGCTGAGGCAACGTATTCCGCACAGCTCGCGGAGGAACAGCGGACGATCGCCCACGCCGCCGGCACCCCTCACGCGCAGGAGCGTATCCGCGCCTTCCTGGACAGGGGCGCGGCGGCGCGCGCAGAATCGACGGCGGAGCCGGCGAAGGAGCAGGGAGTCTGA
- a CDS encoding SDR family NAD(P)-dependent oxidoreductase — protein MKVDEITAVVTGAASGLGAATAAALAARGAEVLGLDLPAQIEKAPARDGVRLVPADVTSEQDVADALGTVRVDRPLRVVVNCAGIAPARRILSSKGAHELDLFRRTLEVNTLGTFNVMRLGAEVIARAEADEHGQRGVIINTASVAAYEGQIGQIAYSASKGAVVGMTVPAARDLARVGIRVNTIAPGIVDTPMLASLGPEVGASLAAGIPFPQRLARPDEFAQLVLMLIEHDYLNAEVVRMDGALRMQPQ, from the coding sequence ATGAAGGTCGACGAGATCACCGCCGTTGTCACCGGGGCCGCATCCGGCTTGGGAGCGGCCACCGCGGCGGCGCTGGCTGCCCGCGGCGCCGAGGTCCTGGGACTGGACCTCCCCGCGCAGATCGAGAAGGCGCCGGCCCGCGATGGGGTCCGCCTGGTCCCCGCCGACGTGACGAGCGAGCAGGACGTCGCCGACGCGCTGGGCACGGTGCGCGTGGATCGTCCCCTACGCGTCGTGGTCAACTGCGCCGGCATCGCGCCGGCCCGCCGCATCCTGTCGTCGAAAGGGGCGCACGAGCTCGACCTGTTCCGCCGCACGCTCGAGGTCAACACCCTTGGCACCTTCAACGTGATGCGGCTGGGAGCGGAGGTGATCGCCCGCGCCGAGGCGGATGAGCACGGGCAGCGCGGCGTCATCATCAACACGGCCTCGGTGGCGGCATACGAAGGCCAGATCGGGCAGATTGCCTACTCCGCCTCCAAGGGGGCGGTGGTGGGCATGACCGTCCCCGCCGCGCGCGACCTTGCCCGCGTGGGCATCCGGGTCAACACCATCGCCCCGGGCATCGTCGACACTCCAATGCTTGCGTCGCTTGGTCCTGAGGTGGGAGCATCGCTCGCTGCCGGCATCCCATTTCCGCAGCGCTTGGCCCGCCCCGACGAATTCGCGCAACTGGTACTCATGCTCATCGAGCACGACTACCTCAATGCGGAGGTAGTCCGCATGGACGGCGCACTGCGGATGCAGCCGCAGTGA
- a CDS encoding nitronate monooxygenase family protein — MIRTAFTDTFGVEHPVLCGGMTGLGTAELISAVANAGALGFLTALTQPTPEALAAEIARTRELTDKPFGVNLTILPTINPVPYDEYRAAIIDSGIRIVETAGSSPAPHMPDFHAAGVKVIHKATSVRHAVSAAKYGVAAVSIDGFECAGHPGEDDVPGLILIPAAVRALDIPVVASGGIATGAGLAAALALGASAVNMGTRFVATTEAPVHANVKKQIVANSERDTMIVFRTFHNSARVARNSISRQIVEIEERPGSTFADVAALASGARGRDRVLGQGDMEDGLWWAGQTQGLIHEIDTVANVVDGIVSEAEEIIRHRLAALVQPTATAV, encoded by the coding sequence ATGATCCGAACCGCGTTCACCGACACTTTCGGCGTCGAGCATCCCGTCCTGTGCGGCGGCATGACCGGCCTGGGAACGGCGGAGCTCATCTCCGCCGTGGCGAATGCCGGTGCCCTCGGTTTCCTCACGGCGCTCACCCAGCCGACGCCCGAGGCCCTCGCCGCGGAGATCGCGCGCACTCGCGAACTGACGGACAAGCCTTTCGGCGTTAATCTCACGATCCTGCCCACGATCAATCCCGTGCCCTACGACGAGTACCGCGCCGCGATCATCGATTCCGGCATCCGCATCGTAGAGACGGCCGGCTCCAGCCCCGCGCCGCACATGCCAGATTTCCATGCCGCGGGCGTGAAGGTGATCCACAAGGCGACCAGCGTGCGCCATGCGGTCTCCGCCGCCAAGTACGGCGTGGCGGCCGTGAGCATCGACGGCTTCGAATGTGCTGGGCACCCCGGTGAGGACGACGTCCCTGGCCTGATCCTCATCCCCGCCGCGGTGCGCGCCCTCGACATCCCCGTGGTCGCCAGCGGCGGGATTGCGACAGGCGCCGGTCTGGCTGCAGCCCTGGCGCTGGGCGCGTCCGCGGTGAACATGGGAACGCGTTTCGTCGCCACGACCGAGGCGCCTGTGCATGCGAACGTCAAGAAGCAGATCGTCGCCAACAGCGAGCGAGACACCATGATCGTCTTCCGGACCTTCCACAACTCTGCGCGCGTGGCACGCAATTCCATCTCCAGGCAGATCGTGGAGATCGAGGAGCGACCGGGCTCGACCTTCGCCGACGTCGCGGCGCTGGCATCCGGGGCGCGCGGGCGCGACCGTGTGCTGGGCCAGGGCGACATGGAGGACGGGCTCTGGTGGGCCGGTCAGACGCAGGGACTCATTCACGAGATCGACACGGTCGCGAATGTCGTCGACGGCATCGTGAGCGAGGCGGAGGAGATCATCCGGCACCGTCTCGCCGCCTTGGTCCAGCCCACGGCAACCGCCGTCTGA